The following proteins come from a genomic window of Lolium rigidum isolate FL_2022 chromosome 5, APGP_CSIRO_Lrig_0.1, whole genome shotgun sequence:
- the LOC124653489 gene encoding cinnamoyl-CoA reductase 1-like, whose translation MTAVNAVAQQLPGHGQTACVTGAAGYIASWLVKLLLERGYTVKGTVRNPDDPKNAHLKALDGAVERLILCKADLLDYDAICAAAEGCHGVFHTASPVTDDPEQMVEPAVRGTEYVINAAADAGTVRRVVFTSSIGAVTMDPNRSPDVVVDESCWSDLEFCKKTKNWYCYGKAVAEQAAWEAARKRGINLVVVNPVLVVGPLLQPTVNASAAHILKYLDGSAKKYANAVQSYVDVRDVADAHIRVFEAPEASGRYLCAERVLHRGDVVQILSKLFPEYPVPTRCSDEVNPRKQPYKMSNQKLQDLGLQFTPVNDSLYETVKSLQEKGHLLVPSKNIPEGLNCVTA comes from the exons ATGACTGCTGTCAACGCCGTCGCGCAGCAGTTGCCTGGCCATGGGCAGACCGCGTGTGTCACCGGCGCTGCCGGATACATCGCGTCTTGGCTCGTCAAGCTGCTCCTGGAGAGAGGCTACACCGTGAAGGGCACAGTGAGGAACCCAG ATGATCCCAAGAACGCTCACCTGAAGGCGCTGGACGGCGCCGTCGAGAGGCTGATCCTCTGCAAAGCCGACCTCCTCGACTACGATGCCATATGCGCCGCCGCCGAGGGCTGCCACGGCGTGTTCCACACCGCCTCTCCGGTCACCGATGATCCT GAGCAGATGGTGGAGCCGGCGGTGCGGGGCACGGAGTACGTGATCAACGCAGCGGCGGATGCAGGAACGGTGCGCCGGGTGGTGTTCACGTCGTCCATCGGCGCCGTCACCATGGACCCCAACCGCAGTCCTGACGTAGTTGTCGACGAGTCCTGCTGGAGCGACCTCGAATTCTGCAAGAAGACCAAG AACTGGTACTGCTACGGCAAGGCCGTGGCGGAGCAGGCCGCGTGGGAGGCAGCCAGGAAGCGTGGCATCAACCTCGTTGTCGTGAACCCTGTGCTCGTGGTCGGGCCGCTGCTGCAGCCAACGGTGAACGCTAGCGCCGCACATATCCTCAAGTACCTCGACGGCTCGGCCAAGAAGTATGCCAACGCCGTGCAGTCATACGTGGACGTGCGTGATGTAGCCGACGCGCACATCCGCGTGTTCGAGGCGCCCGAGGCCTCGGGCCGGTACCTCTGCGCCGAGCGCGTGCTGCACCGTGGGGACGTTGTCCAAATCCTCAGCAAACTCTTCCCTGAGTACCCTGTGCCAACAAG GTGCTCTGACGAAGTGAACCCACGGAAGCAGCCTTATAAGATGTCCAACCAGAAGCTGCAGGATCTTGGCCTCCAGTTCACTCCTGTGAACGACTCTCTGTATGAGACCGTGAAGAGCCTCCAGGAGAAGGGACACCTCCTAGTACCAAGCAAAAATATACCAGAGGGATTGAACTGTGTAACGGCATGA